Proteins encoded together in one Epinephelus lanceolatus isolate andai-2023 chromosome 4, ASM4190304v1, whole genome shotgun sequence window:
- the stard13b gene encoding stAR-related lipid transfer protein 13 isoform X3 translates to MTSRRKSAKLKLRRSFSEQLRSSTSKAWDLLWKNVRERRLAEIEAKEACDWLRAAGFPQYAQLFEDSQFPIDITPVKRDHDFLDKDLVEPLCRRLNTLNKCASMKLDVNLPKKKSEDSDEEDLFAISDKWTFEWSSRRWSRLQDIDCLLGNHGEGQPSRDNVPLKTTTSSESVLTDLSEPEISSLHSESSGGSGHRGLSTEDSDCSNRTGSDSAAMPDSTSLTMPHIPKEIAHYGSLPDKHGKTSRLRAKDFLKRMETLRSRGTLGRGRKTLVISAPVLQQEAQALKTLQCVEIINGDGGAPEIPSNKVLPSQSGSEGSSHSSGSAVSTPSLKERKPHRADHKRSGMYLEDIDIFSGTQVNKVEEQNRRNEFCSYEDLVVHIPKDHKPGTFPKALSIESLSPTNGASIKWHTGSMHLDSPLISCRNESRPVTQCCTRGSRISVYDNVPGSHLYASTGDLIDLEKEDLFPHLDDILLHVNGLQQIVDHWSKNVLPVGEGLAQVDREREHTGGLQSSSQITLDFEGNSVTESQTTPSYGDRDGVSLAETESTILRERRDSGVGASLTRPNRLRWPSFQISNRLSHSVASLQITNQSAGQLSLLQKFSLLRLTAIMEKYSMSNKHGWTWSVPKFMKRMKVPDYKDKNVFGVPLIVHVQRSGQPLPLGLQQALRYLRSQCLDQVGLFRKSGVKSRIQALRQMNENSPDNVNYEDQSAYDVADMVKQFFRDLPEPLLTSKLGETFLHIYQYVPKDQRLQAVQAAIMLMSDENREVLQTLLCFLSDVTSSVEENQMTPMNIAVCLAPSLFHLNILKKDNLSPRAMQKKYATGRPDQKDLNENLAATQGLAHMIIECNRLFEIPHEMVTQSRNSYVEADLHAPTIDELCKQLEDGDGTYQAHMEGRLQNHLKEAREKSKYWVSCSSSDNTELYFKKVGDGNPLRRWRVSVEVEAPPSVVLNRVLRERHLWDVDLLQWKVCETLDKQTEVFQYVLNRMPPHPSRDFVILRSWRTDLPKGACSLVSVSIEHEDCPLVGGVRAIVLESNYLLEPCGSGKSRLTHICRVDLKGRTPDWYNKAFGHLCAAEAARIRNSFQPLITDGPETKI, encoded by the exons AAATCGAGGCAAAAGAGGCATGTGACTGGCTGCGGGCAGCAGGATTTCCCCAGTATGCTCAGCTCTTTGAAG ATTCCCAGTTCCCCATTGATATTACTCCTGTAAAAAGAGACCATGACTTTCTGGACAAAGACCTTGTGGAGCCTCTGTGCAG GCGACTCAACACCTTGAATAAGTGTGCTTCTATGAAACTTGACGTGAACCTACCGAAGAAGAAA AGTGAAGACTCTGATGAAGAAGACCTGTTTGCTATCAGTGACAAATGGACCTTTGAGTGGAGCAGCCGGCGTTGGTCCAGGTTACAGGACATTGACTGTCTGCTGGGAAACCACGGAGAGGGTCAGCCCTCCAGGGACAACGTGCCTCTGAAAACCACCACCAGCAGCGAGAGCGTTCTGACGGACCTTAGCGAGCCGGAAATCTCTTCTTTGCACAGTGAGAGCAGTGGAGGCAGTGGTCACAGGGGCCTCAGCACAGAGGACTCTGACTGCTCCAACCGCACTGGCTCTGATTCTGCAGCAATGCCAGACTCTACTTCTCTCACAATGCCTCACATCCCTAAAGAAATTGCTCACTACGGCTCACTACCTGATAAACACGGCAAGACGAGCCGCCTCCGTGCCAAAGACTTCTTGAAGCGCATGGAGACACTGCGTTCCCGAGGAACTCTTGGAAGGGGTCGTAAGACATTAGTCATCAGTGCTCCAGTGCTGCAGCAGGAGGCTCAGGCACTAAAGACGCTGCAGTGTGTAGAGATCATAAATGGAGATGGTGGGGCTCCAGAAATACCGTCTAACAAAGTTCTGCCGTCCCAGTCCGGTAGTGAAGGTAGCAGCCATTCTAGTGGCAGCGCTGTCAGCACACCCAGCCTGAAAGAGCGTAAGCCTCATCGGGCTGACCACAAGCGCAGTGGCATGTATTTAGAGGACATAGACATCTTCTCAGGCACCCAAGTAAATAAAGTGGAAGAACAAAATCGCAGGAATGAATTCTGCTCCTATGAAGACCTGGTGGTCCACATTCCCAAAGACCACAAGCCAGGAACCTTCCCCAAAGCACTGTCCATAGAGAGCCTGTCCCCAACCAATGGGGCCTCTATCAAGTGGCACACAGGCAGCATGCACCTGGACTCCCCACTGATTTCATGCAGGAATGAATCCAGGCCTGTCACCCAGTGCTGCACCAGAGGGAGCCGCATCAGTGTGTATGATAATGTTCCTGGCTCGCATCTGTACGCCAGCACTGGAGACCTGATAGACCTGGAGAAAGAGGACCTGTTTCCTCATCTGGACGAtatcttgctgcatgtcaaTGGTCTACAGCAGATAGTGGACCACTGGTCTAAGAATGTGTTGCCTGTTGGAGAAGGGCTGGCGCAGGTGGACCGCGAGAGGGAACATACAGGAGGTCTTCAGTCCTCTAGTCAGATCACATTGGACTTTGAGGGAAATTCTGTCACAGAAAGCCAGACTACACCTAGTTACGGGGACAGAGATGGAGTATCACTTGCTGAGACAGAATCTACAATCCTCAGGGAAAGGAGGGACTCAGGAGTGGGTGCTTCACTCACAAGACCTAATCG GTTACGATGGCCCAGCTTTCAGATATCTAATCGCTTAAGTCATTCAGTGGCATCGCTACAGATTACCAACCAATCAGCAGGCCAGCTGAGCTTGTTGCAGAAGTTTTCTCTGCTGCGCCTTACTGCAATCATGGAGAAGTACTCCATGTCCAACAAGCATGGCTGGACCTG GTCTGTGCCAAAGTTTATGAAGAGAATGAAGGTACCAGACTATAAGGATAAGAATGTGTTCGGAGTGCCTCTCATAGTGCATGTGCAGCGTTCTGGACAGCCGTTGCCCCTCGGCCTGCAGCAGGCCCTGCGGTACCTGAGGAGCCAGTGTCTTGACCAG GTGGGTCTCTTTCGTAAATCCGGGGTGAAGTCTCGAATTCAAGCTCTTAGGCAGATGAATGAGAATTCTCCAGACAATGTGAACTATGAGGATCAGTCTGCCTATGATGTGGCTGATATGGTTAAGCAGTTCTTCAGAGATCTACCTGAGCCTCTGCTCACCAGCAAGCTGGGGGAGACCTTCCTCCATATCTACCAAT ATGTGCCGAAGGACCAAAGGTTGCAAGCTGTCCAGGCAGCCATCATGTTGATGTCAGATGAAAACCGAGAGGTGCTGCAGACGCTGCTCTGTTTCCTCAGCGATGTCACTTCCTCTGTCGAAGAAAACCAGATGACACCCATGAACATTGCTGTGTGCCTGGCCCCCTCCCTCTTTCATCTCAACATACTCAAGAAAGACAATCTCTCACCAAG GGCCATGCAGAAGAAGTACGCTACTGGCAGGCCAGACCAGAAGGACCTAAATGAAAACTTAGCAGCAACACAGGGCCTCGCTCATATGATCATAGAGTGCAACCGTCTCTTTGAG ATCCCTCATGAGATGGTTACTCAGTCGCGTAATTCGTACGTGGAGGCAGACTTGCATGCACCAACAATTGATGAGCTGTGCAAGCAGCTGGAAGATGGTGATGGAACATACCAAGCTCATATGGAGGGGAGACTTCAGAACCATCTCAAAGAGGCCCGAGAAAAGTCCAAATACTGGGTatcctgcagcagctctgatAACACAGAGCTCTACTTTAAGAAG GTGGGAGATGGGAACCCTTTGAGACGCTGGCGAGTGTCTGTGGAGGTGGAAGCCCCACCATCGGTAGTATTGAACCGTGTGCTACGAGAGCGCCACCTGTGGGATGTAGACCTGCTGCAGTGGAAAGTGTGTGAGACActggacaaacagacagaggtgTTTCAGTATGTCCTCAATCGCATGCCCCCACATCCCAGCAGGGACTTTGTCATACTCAG gTCATGGAGAACAGATTTGCCCAAAGGTGCCTGCTCCCTGGTTTCTGTGTCTATAGAGCACGAGGATTGTCCTCTTGTTGGAGGGGTACGAGCTATAGTCCTGGAGTCCAACTACCTGCTAGAGCCGTGTGGCTCAGGAAAGTCCAGACTAACTCACATCTGCAGAGTGGACTTGAA GGGAAGGACTCCAGACTGGTACAACAAAGCCTTTGGTCACCTTTGTGCTGCAGAAGCTGCCCGGATCCGCAACTCCTTTCAGCCACTAATCACAGACGGCCCAGAGACCAAAATCTAA
- the stard13b gene encoding stAR-related lipid transfer protein 13 isoform X5, with product MKLDVNLPKKKSEDSDEEDLFAISDKWTFEWSSRRWSRLQDIDCLLGNHGEGQPSRDNVPLKTTTSSESVLTDLSEPEISSLHSESSGGSGHRGLSTEDSDCSNRTGSDSAAMPDSTSLTMPHIPKEIAHYGSLPDKHGKTSRLRAKDFLKRMETLRSRGTLGRGRKTLVISAPVLQQEAQALKTLQCVEIINGDGGAPEIPSNKVLPSQSGSEGSSHSSGSAVSTPSLKERKPHRADHKRSGMYLEDIDIFSGTQVNKVEEQNRRNEFCSYEDLVVHIPKDHKPGTFPKALSIESLSPTNGASIKWHTGSMHLDSPLISCRNESRPVTQCCTRGSRISVYDNVPGSHLYASTGDLIDLEKEDLFPHLDDILLHVNGLQQIVDHWSKNVLPVGEGLAQVDREREHTGGLQSSSQITLDFEGNSVTESQTTPSYGDRDGVSLAETESTILRERRDSGVGASLTRPNRLRWPSFQISNRLSHSVASLQITNQSAGQLSLLQKFSLLRLTAIMEKYSMSNKHGWTWSVPKFMKRMKVPDYKDKNVFGVPLIVHVQRSGQPLPLGLQQALRYLRSQCLDQVGLFRKSGVKSRIQALRQMNENSPDNVNYEDQSAYDVADMVKQFFRDLPEPLLTSKLGETFLHIYQYVPKDQRLQAVQAAIMLMSDENREVLQTLLCFLSDVTSSVEENQMTPMNIAVCLAPSLFHLNILKKDNLSPRAMQKKYATGRPDQKDLNENLAATQGLAHMIIECNRLFEIPHEMVTQSRNSYVEADLHAPTIDELCKQLEDGDGTYQAHMEGRLQNHLKEAREKSKYWVSCSSSDNTELYFKKVGDGNPLRRWRVSVEVEAPPSVVLNRVLRERHLWDVDLLQWKVCETLDKQTEVFQYVLNRMPPHPSRDFVILRSWRTDLPKGACSLVSVSIEHEDCPLVGGVRAIVLESNYLLEPCGSGKSRLTHICRVDLKGRTPDWYNKAFGHLCAAEAARIRNSFQPLITDGPETKI from the exons ATGAAACTTGACGTGAACCTACCGAAGAAGAAA AGTGAAGACTCTGATGAAGAAGACCTGTTTGCTATCAGTGACAAATGGACCTTTGAGTGGAGCAGCCGGCGTTGGTCCAGGTTACAGGACATTGACTGTCTGCTGGGAAACCACGGAGAGGGTCAGCCCTCCAGGGACAACGTGCCTCTGAAAACCACCACCAGCAGCGAGAGCGTTCTGACGGACCTTAGCGAGCCGGAAATCTCTTCTTTGCACAGTGAGAGCAGTGGAGGCAGTGGTCACAGGGGCCTCAGCACAGAGGACTCTGACTGCTCCAACCGCACTGGCTCTGATTCTGCAGCAATGCCAGACTCTACTTCTCTCACAATGCCTCACATCCCTAAAGAAATTGCTCACTACGGCTCACTACCTGATAAACACGGCAAGACGAGCCGCCTCCGTGCCAAAGACTTCTTGAAGCGCATGGAGACACTGCGTTCCCGAGGAACTCTTGGAAGGGGTCGTAAGACATTAGTCATCAGTGCTCCAGTGCTGCAGCAGGAGGCTCAGGCACTAAAGACGCTGCAGTGTGTAGAGATCATAAATGGAGATGGTGGGGCTCCAGAAATACCGTCTAACAAAGTTCTGCCGTCCCAGTCCGGTAGTGAAGGTAGCAGCCATTCTAGTGGCAGCGCTGTCAGCACACCCAGCCTGAAAGAGCGTAAGCCTCATCGGGCTGACCACAAGCGCAGTGGCATGTATTTAGAGGACATAGACATCTTCTCAGGCACCCAAGTAAATAAAGTGGAAGAACAAAATCGCAGGAATGAATTCTGCTCCTATGAAGACCTGGTGGTCCACATTCCCAAAGACCACAAGCCAGGAACCTTCCCCAAAGCACTGTCCATAGAGAGCCTGTCCCCAACCAATGGGGCCTCTATCAAGTGGCACACAGGCAGCATGCACCTGGACTCCCCACTGATTTCATGCAGGAATGAATCCAGGCCTGTCACCCAGTGCTGCACCAGAGGGAGCCGCATCAGTGTGTATGATAATGTTCCTGGCTCGCATCTGTACGCCAGCACTGGAGACCTGATAGACCTGGAGAAAGAGGACCTGTTTCCTCATCTGGACGAtatcttgctgcatgtcaaTGGTCTACAGCAGATAGTGGACCACTGGTCTAAGAATGTGTTGCCTGTTGGAGAAGGGCTGGCGCAGGTGGACCGCGAGAGGGAACATACAGGAGGTCTTCAGTCCTCTAGTCAGATCACATTGGACTTTGAGGGAAATTCTGTCACAGAAAGCCAGACTACACCTAGTTACGGGGACAGAGATGGAGTATCACTTGCTGAGACAGAATCTACAATCCTCAGGGAAAGGAGGGACTCAGGAGTGGGTGCTTCACTCACAAGACCTAATCG GTTACGATGGCCCAGCTTTCAGATATCTAATCGCTTAAGTCATTCAGTGGCATCGCTACAGATTACCAACCAATCAGCAGGCCAGCTGAGCTTGTTGCAGAAGTTTTCTCTGCTGCGCCTTACTGCAATCATGGAGAAGTACTCCATGTCCAACAAGCATGGCTGGACCTG GTCTGTGCCAAAGTTTATGAAGAGAATGAAGGTACCAGACTATAAGGATAAGAATGTGTTCGGAGTGCCTCTCATAGTGCATGTGCAGCGTTCTGGACAGCCGTTGCCCCTCGGCCTGCAGCAGGCCCTGCGGTACCTGAGGAGCCAGTGTCTTGACCAG GTGGGTCTCTTTCGTAAATCCGGGGTGAAGTCTCGAATTCAAGCTCTTAGGCAGATGAATGAGAATTCTCCAGACAATGTGAACTATGAGGATCAGTCTGCCTATGATGTGGCTGATATGGTTAAGCAGTTCTTCAGAGATCTACCTGAGCCTCTGCTCACCAGCAAGCTGGGGGAGACCTTCCTCCATATCTACCAAT ATGTGCCGAAGGACCAAAGGTTGCAAGCTGTCCAGGCAGCCATCATGTTGATGTCAGATGAAAACCGAGAGGTGCTGCAGACGCTGCTCTGTTTCCTCAGCGATGTCACTTCCTCTGTCGAAGAAAACCAGATGACACCCATGAACATTGCTGTGTGCCTGGCCCCCTCCCTCTTTCATCTCAACATACTCAAGAAAGACAATCTCTCACCAAG GGCCATGCAGAAGAAGTACGCTACTGGCAGGCCAGACCAGAAGGACCTAAATGAAAACTTAGCAGCAACACAGGGCCTCGCTCATATGATCATAGAGTGCAACCGTCTCTTTGAG ATCCCTCATGAGATGGTTACTCAGTCGCGTAATTCGTACGTGGAGGCAGACTTGCATGCACCAACAATTGATGAGCTGTGCAAGCAGCTGGAAGATGGTGATGGAACATACCAAGCTCATATGGAGGGGAGACTTCAGAACCATCTCAAAGAGGCCCGAGAAAAGTCCAAATACTGGGTatcctgcagcagctctgatAACACAGAGCTCTACTTTAAGAAG GTGGGAGATGGGAACCCTTTGAGACGCTGGCGAGTGTCTGTGGAGGTGGAAGCCCCACCATCGGTAGTATTGAACCGTGTGCTACGAGAGCGCCACCTGTGGGATGTAGACCTGCTGCAGTGGAAAGTGTGTGAGACActggacaaacagacagaggtgTTTCAGTATGTCCTCAATCGCATGCCCCCACATCCCAGCAGGGACTTTGTCATACTCAG gTCATGGAGAACAGATTTGCCCAAAGGTGCCTGCTCCCTGGTTTCTGTGTCTATAGAGCACGAGGATTGTCCTCTTGTTGGAGGGGTACGAGCTATAGTCCTGGAGTCCAACTACCTGCTAGAGCCGTGTGGCTCAGGAAAGTCCAGACTAACTCACATCTGCAGAGTGGACTTGAA GGGAAGGACTCCAGACTGGTACAACAAAGCCTTTGGTCACCTTTGTGCTGCAGAAGCTGCCCGGATCCGCAACTCCTTTCAGCCACTAATCACAGACGGCCCAGAGACCAAAATCTAA
- the stard13b gene encoding stAR-related lipid transfer protein 13 isoform X4, with protein MNHSGCMMKISQIEAKEACDWLRAAGFPQYAQLFEDSQFPIDITPVKRDHDFLDKDLVEPLCRRLNTLNKCASMKLDVNLPKKKSEDSDEEDLFAISDKWTFEWSSRRWSRLQDIDCLLGNHGEGQPSRDNVPLKTTTSSESVLTDLSEPEISSLHSESSGGSGHRGLSTEDSDCSNRTGSDSAAMPDSTSLTMPHIPKEIAHYGSLPDKHGKTSRLRAKDFLKRMETLRSRGTLGRGRKTLVISAPVLQQEAQALKTLQCVEIINGDGGAPEIPSNKVLPSQSGSEGSSHSSGSAVSTPSLKERKPHRADHKRSGMYLEDIDIFSGTQVNKVEEQNRRNEFCSYEDLVVHIPKDHKPGTFPKALSIESLSPTNGASIKWHTGSMHLDSPLISCRNESRPVTQCCTRGSRISVYDNVPGSHLYASTGDLIDLEKEDLFPHLDDILLHVNGLQQIVDHWSKNVLPVGEGLAQVDREREHTGGLQSSSQITLDFEGNSVTESQTTPSYGDRDGVSLAETESTILRERRDSGVGASLTRPNRLRWPSFQISNRLSHSVASLQITNQSAGQLSLLQKFSLLRLTAIMEKYSMSNKHGWTWSVPKFMKRMKVPDYKDKNVFGVPLIVHVQRSGQPLPLGLQQALRYLRSQCLDQVGLFRKSGVKSRIQALRQMNENSPDNVNYEDQSAYDVADMVKQFFRDLPEPLLTSKLGETFLHIYQYVPKDQRLQAVQAAIMLMSDENREVLQTLLCFLSDVTSSVEENQMTPMNIAVCLAPSLFHLNILKKDNLSPRAMQKKYATGRPDQKDLNENLAATQGLAHMIIECNRLFEIPHEMVTQSRNSYVEADLHAPTIDELCKQLEDGDGTYQAHMEGRLQNHLKEAREKSKYWVSCSSSDNTELYFKKVGDGNPLRRWRVSVEVEAPPSVVLNRVLRERHLWDVDLLQWKVCETLDKQTEVFQYVLNRMPPHPSRDFVILRSWRTDLPKGACSLVSVSIEHEDCPLVGGVRAIVLESNYLLEPCGSGKSRLTHICRVDLKGRTPDWYNKAFGHLCAAEAARIRNSFQPLITDGPETKI; from the exons ATGAACCACTCTGGCTGTATGATGAAAATATCCC AAATCGAGGCAAAAGAGGCATGTGACTGGCTGCGGGCAGCAGGATTTCCCCAGTATGCTCAGCTCTTTGAAG ATTCCCAGTTCCCCATTGATATTACTCCTGTAAAAAGAGACCATGACTTTCTGGACAAAGACCTTGTGGAGCCTCTGTGCAG GCGACTCAACACCTTGAATAAGTGTGCTTCTATGAAACTTGACGTGAACCTACCGAAGAAGAAA AGTGAAGACTCTGATGAAGAAGACCTGTTTGCTATCAGTGACAAATGGACCTTTGAGTGGAGCAGCCGGCGTTGGTCCAGGTTACAGGACATTGACTGTCTGCTGGGAAACCACGGAGAGGGTCAGCCCTCCAGGGACAACGTGCCTCTGAAAACCACCACCAGCAGCGAGAGCGTTCTGACGGACCTTAGCGAGCCGGAAATCTCTTCTTTGCACAGTGAGAGCAGTGGAGGCAGTGGTCACAGGGGCCTCAGCACAGAGGACTCTGACTGCTCCAACCGCACTGGCTCTGATTCTGCAGCAATGCCAGACTCTACTTCTCTCACAATGCCTCACATCCCTAAAGAAATTGCTCACTACGGCTCACTACCTGATAAACACGGCAAGACGAGCCGCCTCCGTGCCAAAGACTTCTTGAAGCGCATGGAGACACTGCGTTCCCGAGGAACTCTTGGAAGGGGTCGTAAGACATTAGTCATCAGTGCTCCAGTGCTGCAGCAGGAGGCTCAGGCACTAAAGACGCTGCAGTGTGTAGAGATCATAAATGGAGATGGTGGGGCTCCAGAAATACCGTCTAACAAAGTTCTGCCGTCCCAGTCCGGTAGTGAAGGTAGCAGCCATTCTAGTGGCAGCGCTGTCAGCACACCCAGCCTGAAAGAGCGTAAGCCTCATCGGGCTGACCACAAGCGCAGTGGCATGTATTTAGAGGACATAGACATCTTCTCAGGCACCCAAGTAAATAAAGTGGAAGAACAAAATCGCAGGAATGAATTCTGCTCCTATGAAGACCTGGTGGTCCACATTCCCAAAGACCACAAGCCAGGAACCTTCCCCAAAGCACTGTCCATAGAGAGCCTGTCCCCAACCAATGGGGCCTCTATCAAGTGGCACACAGGCAGCATGCACCTGGACTCCCCACTGATTTCATGCAGGAATGAATCCAGGCCTGTCACCCAGTGCTGCACCAGAGGGAGCCGCATCAGTGTGTATGATAATGTTCCTGGCTCGCATCTGTACGCCAGCACTGGAGACCTGATAGACCTGGAGAAAGAGGACCTGTTTCCTCATCTGGACGAtatcttgctgcatgtcaaTGGTCTACAGCAGATAGTGGACCACTGGTCTAAGAATGTGTTGCCTGTTGGAGAAGGGCTGGCGCAGGTGGACCGCGAGAGGGAACATACAGGAGGTCTTCAGTCCTCTAGTCAGATCACATTGGACTTTGAGGGAAATTCTGTCACAGAAAGCCAGACTACACCTAGTTACGGGGACAGAGATGGAGTATCACTTGCTGAGACAGAATCTACAATCCTCAGGGAAAGGAGGGACTCAGGAGTGGGTGCTTCACTCACAAGACCTAATCG GTTACGATGGCCCAGCTTTCAGATATCTAATCGCTTAAGTCATTCAGTGGCATCGCTACAGATTACCAACCAATCAGCAGGCCAGCTGAGCTTGTTGCAGAAGTTTTCTCTGCTGCGCCTTACTGCAATCATGGAGAAGTACTCCATGTCCAACAAGCATGGCTGGACCTG GTCTGTGCCAAAGTTTATGAAGAGAATGAAGGTACCAGACTATAAGGATAAGAATGTGTTCGGAGTGCCTCTCATAGTGCATGTGCAGCGTTCTGGACAGCCGTTGCCCCTCGGCCTGCAGCAGGCCCTGCGGTACCTGAGGAGCCAGTGTCTTGACCAG GTGGGTCTCTTTCGTAAATCCGGGGTGAAGTCTCGAATTCAAGCTCTTAGGCAGATGAATGAGAATTCTCCAGACAATGTGAACTATGAGGATCAGTCTGCCTATGATGTGGCTGATATGGTTAAGCAGTTCTTCAGAGATCTACCTGAGCCTCTGCTCACCAGCAAGCTGGGGGAGACCTTCCTCCATATCTACCAAT ATGTGCCGAAGGACCAAAGGTTGCAAGCTGTCCAGGCAGCCATCATGTTGATGTCAGATGAAAACCGAGAGGTGCTGCAGACGCTGCTCTGTTTCCTCAGCGATGTCACTTCCTCTGTCGAAGAAAACCAGATGACACCCATGAACATTGCTGTGTGCCTGGCCCCCTCCCTCTTTCATCTCAACATACTCAAGAAAGACAATCTCTCACCAAG GGCCATGCAGAAGAAGTACGCTACTGGCAGGCCAGACCAGAAGGACCTAAATGAAAACTTAGCAGCAACACAGGGCCTCGCTCATATGATCATAGAGTGCAACCGTCTCTTTGAG ATCCCTCATGAGATGGTTACTCAGTCGCGTAATTCGTACGTGGAGGCAGACTTGCATGCACCAACAATTGATGAGCTGTGCAAGCAGCTGGAAGATGGTGATGGAACATACCAAGCTCATATGGAGGGGAGACTTCAGAACCATCTCAAAGAGGCCCGAGAAAAGTCCAAATACTGGGTatcctgcagcagctctgatAACACAGAGCTCTACTTTAAGAAG GTGGGAGATGGGAACCCTTTGAGACGCTGGCGAGTGTCTGTGGAGGTGGAAGCCCCACCATCGGTAGTATTGAACCGTGTGCTACGAGAGCGCCACCTGTGGGATGTAGACCTGCTGCAGTGGAAAGTGTGTGAGACActggacaaacagacagaggtgTTTCAGTATGTCCTCAATCGCATGCCCCCACATCCCAGCAGGGACTTTGTCATACTCAG gTCATGGAGAACAGATTTGCCCAAAGGTGCCTGCTCCCTGGTTTCTGTGTCTATAGAGCACGAGGATTGTCCTCTTGTTGGAGGGGTACGAGCTATAGTCCTGGAGTCCAACTACCTGCTAGAGCCGTGTGGCTCAGGAAAGTCCAGACTAACTCACATCTGCAGAGTGGACTTGAA GGGAAGGACTCCAGACTGGTACAACAAAGCCTTTGGTCACCTTTGTGCTGCAGAAGCTGCCCGGATCCGCAACTCCTTTCAGCCACTAATCACAGACGGCCCAGAGACCAAAATCTAA